A genomic segment from Methanolobus zinderi encodes:
- a CDS encoding cation diffusion facilitator family transporter yields MQTKGSRFRKIQRVMWYVLFLNLAVAIAKIAYGMWTNVLSMQSDGYHSLFDGVSNVIGLIGIQIASKPPDREHPYGHRKFETLAAFFIAFILGIVAFEIVRSALERFGNGNSPEVTTISFLVMLGTMAVNYTVSTYEKKKGTELQSEVLLADSAHTRSDIYVSISVLLGLVAIRAGYPIVDPIISILVAIVILHAGLEIIFSSASILCDESRIDPEKIFNIVCSVEGVYSCHNIRTRGPEGNVYVDLHVEVDPTMPTYKSHTVAHIVQYRLKEAFEGIEEVLVHVEPADGNNNYNYK; encoded by the coding sequence ATGCAAACTAAGGGCTCGAGGTTTCGGAAAATACAAAGGGTCATGTGGTATGTGCTCTTTCTGAACCTTGCAGTTGCCATTGCCAAAATAGCGTATGGTATGTGGACCAACGTATTGAGTATGCAGTCAGATGGTTACCATTCTCTTTTTGACGGTGTGTCAAATGTCATCGGGCTTATCGGCATACAGATAGCCTCAAAACCACCTGACAGGGAACACCCTTACGGACACAGAAAATTCGAGACCCTTGCAGCGTTTTTCATTGCATTTATCCTTGGAATTGTGGCCTTTGAGATCGTACGCTCGGCCCTCGAGCGTTTTGGCAACGGTAATAGTCCCGAAGTAACGACCATCAGTTTTCTTGTAATGCTGGGTACCATGGCCGTTAATTATACAGTCTCGACCTATGAAAAGAAGAAAGGAACCGAACTCCAGAGTGAGGTACTGCTGGCAGACTCGGCACACACCAGAAGTGACATTTATGTCTCGATCTCTGTTCTGCTCGGTCTGGTTGCCATAAGGGCTGGATATCCCATCGTTGATCCTATTATCTCTATTCTTGTGGCTATTGTTATACTTCATGCAGGACTGGAGATCATATTCAGCAGTGCTTCCATACTCTGTGATGAGTCACGCATCGATCCTGAAAAGATCTTCAATATTGTTTGTAGTGTGGAAGGGGTTTACAGCTGTCACAATATCCGCACCCGGGGTCCCGAGGGTAATGTCTATGTGGATCTTCATGTGGAAGTCGATCCCACAATGCCGACTTATAAATCGCACACTGTGGCCCATATAGTTCAGTATCGTCTGAAAGAGGCTTTCGAGGGGATAGAGGAAGTGCTTGTTCATGTCGAACCTGCAGACGGGAACAATAATTATAACTATAAATAA
- the pstA gene encoding phosphate ABC transporter permease PstA — MEGTIFKGISYTAASLTILALVLILGRITLEAIPSLSLEMIFTPESEAAGFGGGLANAIIGTIILSLGSTLLATPFAVGTAIYLKRYAGDGKFVRFFSFMLDVMSGTPSIVLGIFALLLLVYSMRTITGGFSMISGIIALAILILPVLERASEAAIESVPTEIEHASYALGANKWETIKLITIPYALSGILTGFVLSVGRAAEESAVVILSAGYSQFIPEFKTLPNEKFLFGIKIYPFQDLIAALPITVYHSFEFPHMIDRSEGFAAAFVLIAIVMIINAIARLIVWRRRIG; from the coding sequence ATGGAAGGAACAATCTTTAAGGGAATTTCATATACTGCAGCTTCATTAACAATACTTGCACTTGTATTGATTCTTGGCAGAATCACTCTGGAGGCAATTCCAAGTCTTTCACTTGAGATGATATTTACTCCTGAATCGGAAGCAGCAGGATTTGGTGGTGGCCTTGCAAATGCAATAATTGGCACTATCATACTTTCATTAGGTTCAACTTTGCTCGCAACTCCGTTTGCAGTAGGTACTGCAATTTACCTTAAAAGATATGCAGGTGACGGAAAATTTGTCCGCTTTTTCAGTTTCATGCTTGATGTGATGTCAGGAACACCTTCGATAGTTCTAGGTATCTTTGCTCTGCTTCTTCTTGTCTATTCGATGCGCACCATTACCGGAGGTTTTTCAATGATATCCGGTATCATTGCACTCGCTATATTGATTTTACCTGTATTGGAAAGAGCATCAGAAGCTGCAATTGAATCCGTACCAACTGAAATAGAGCATGCAAGTTATGCTCTTGGTGCAAATAAATGGGAAACAATTAAATTAATAACAATTCCATACGCTTTGAGTGGAATTCTTACAGGATTTGTTCTTAGTGTGGGACGTGCAGCAGAAGAATCGGCAGTTGTTATACTTTCAGCAGGCTATAGTCAGTTCATACCTGAATTTAAGACTCTTCCAAATGAAAAATTCCTTTTTGGAATTAAAATCTATCCTTTCCAGGATTTAATTGCAGCTTTACCTATCACCGTATATCATTCATTTGAGTTCCCACATATGATTGATCGTTCAGAAGGATTTGCTGCTGCATTTGTTCTGATTGCCATTGTAATGATCATTAATGCAATAGCCCGTCTGATTGTCTGGAGGCGCAGAATTGGGTAA
- a CDS encoding PstS family phosphate ABC transporter substrate-binding protein — MNIKKLFNNEAGVSPIVATLVLVVVAIAGAAAVGTIMGSFSSDVSDSANVGDATGAASTEILIAGSTTVQPVSELLAEAYMDAHQGVKVSVQGGGSGAGVSSVAMGISDIGAASRAVKDSELDKYPDIKTHQIGGSAVVIIANDDLTGLATYNVTKADLADLYINDSKAIDGVTVKAYQRAESSGTEDTFVDFIGDDINDSIEGAVGNAGVLAAVQEDTTGVGFVDFGFADGADDVFIMGVKDGSYEFGSDEITADAIMDEFGADNEYYLHDLTRPLNYLTNGEPTAMQQSFITFARSPGATEYFTEVGYFALNEIA, encoded by the coding sequence ATGAACATAAAGAAACTTTTTAACAATGAAGCTGGTGTTTCACCTATTGTTGCAACCCTCGTTTTAGTGGTAGTTGCAATCGCCGGTGCAGCAGCAGTAGGAACCATAATGGGTTCATTCTCAAGCGACGTATCTGACAGTGCAAATGTTGGCGATGCAACTGGTGCAGCCTCAACAGAAATCCTTATTGCTGGTTCAACAACCGTCCAGCCTGTTTCTGAACTCCTCGCAGAAGCATACATGGACGCACACCAGGGTGTAAAGGTATCAGTACAGGGCGGTGGATCCGGTGCTGGTGTATCATCCGTTGCAATGGGAATCAGCGACATTGGTGCAGCATCCAGAGCAGTCAAAGACAGTGAACTCGACAAATACCCAGACATCAAGACACACCAGATTGGTGGCAGTGCAGTAGTAATCATCGCAAACGACGATCTTACTGGTCTTGCAACCTACAATGTTACAAAGGCAGACCTTGCTGACCTTTACATCAACGATTCAAAAGCAATCGACGGTGTTACTGTAAAGGCATACCAGAGAGCTGAATCTTCCGGTACAGAAGACACATTCGTGGACTTCATCGGAGACGACATCAACGACTCCATAGAAGGTGCAGTAGGTAATGCAGGTGTCCTTGCAGCAGTACAGGAAGACACAACCGGTGTAGGATTTGTTGACTTCGGATTTGCTGACGGCGCTGACGATGTATTCATCATGGGTGTCAAAGACGGTTCATACGAATTTGGCTCTGACGAAATCACAGCAGACGCAATCATGGATGAGTTCGGTGCTGACAACGAGTACTACCTCCACGATCTTACAAGGCCACTCAACTACCTTACAAACGGTGAACCAACTGCAATGCAGCAGTCCTTCATTACCTTTGCAAGGTCCCCAGGAGCAACAGAATACTTCACAGAAGTAGGCTACTTCGCTCTTAACGAGATCGCTTAA
- the aroC gene encoding chorismate synthase: MPGNTFGHSFRITTWGESHGAAVGVVVDGVPAGLELTEADVQKELSRRRPGQSEVSTPRSESDTVEILSGVFEGMTTGTPISMLVRNKNANPGAYDYIRNIPRPGHADLFYMEKYGFRDHRGGGRSSGRETVGRVAGGAIAKKLLSSFGIEVLAHVIELGGVKARQVTVEEIRDNVDRTVVRCADMEAAEKMLEQVRLAREEGDSIGGIVELIATGVPEGLGEPVFDKLDADIAGALMSIGAVKGVEIGAGFDCARMKGSQMNDAFVMEDDGSVITETNNAGGIIGGLSTGMPLICRIAVKPTPSISKKQKTVDMSSMEEMDIEVRGRHDPTIPPRMVPVAESMLALVLADHMIRSGRMNSEYLLR; encoded by the coding sequence ATGCCAGGAAACACCTTTGGTCATTCATTCAGGATCACAACATGGGGAGAATCGCACGGTGCAGCCGTAGGTGTAGTCGTTGACGGCGTACCTGCAGGACTTGAGCTGACCGAGGCGGATGTTCAGAAGGAACTGAGCAGAAGGCGTCCGGGACAGAGCGAGGTATCGACCCCGCGTTCGGAGTCGGATACTGTGGAGATACTTTCAGGTGTTTTCGAAGGCATGACCACCGGTACTCCAATATCCATGCTTGTAAGGAACAAGAATGCAAATCCCGGTGCTTATGATTATATAAGGAATATTCCACGACCCGGTCATGCGGACCTTTTCTACATGGAAAAATACGGTTTTCGCGATCACAGGGGAGGAGGCAGGTCATCCGGCAGGGAAACCGTCGGAAGGGTTGCAGGCGGTGCCATTGCAAAGAAACTGCTTTCAAGCTTTGGTATTGAGGTTCTTGCACACGTGATCGAACTTGGAGGCGTAAAAGCCAGGCAGGTTACTGTCGAGGAGATCCGTGATAATGTAGACCGAACTGTTGTCAGATGCGCTGATATGGAAGCTGCTGAAAAAATGCTTGAGCAGGTAAGACTTGCACGTGAAGAAGGCGACAGCATAGGTGGCATAGTCGAGCTGATTGCAACAGGTGTGCCGGAAGGGCTGGGTGAGCCGGTCTTTGACAAACTGGATGCGGATATCGCCGGGGCGCTGATGAGCATCGGTGCTGTTAAGGGTGTTGAGATTGGTGCTGGTTTTGACTGTGCCCGTATGAAGGGCAGCCAGATGAACGATGCATTCGTGATGGAGGATGATGGCTCAGTTATCACTGAAACCAACAACGCAGGCGGGATCATAGGAGGTCTTTCCACGGGAATGCCACTAATATGCCGTATTGCGGTGAAGCCCACACCTTCAATATCAAAAAAGCAGAAGACCGTGGATATGTCTTCTATGGAAGAGATGGACATCGAGGTTCGCGGCCGTCATGATCCGACAATACCTCCGAGGATGGTGCCTGTGGCCGAGTCCATGCTGGCTCTGGTGCTGGCAGATCATATGATACGAAGCGGAAGGATGAATTCCGAATACCTGCTAAGGTAA
- a CDS encoding type II secretion system F family protein produces the protein MNFAMDIERYRLMIQRHVQILTIRYDIKREYLTLCVPIFVALMILAMAVLTGHTFVTDEAAGEVVSDEESARQAAYEQLVKEMEAAEAVERGEVLPAEEEEPEPQPEEEKSKEDLDHIMVFAILVAIIPYSIDSYFQKKLLQKREVAFSELLYKLSELMRGGIDPVKGFINLSKTNLGVITSNAQDAASSMVLGKSFEESMHRMSDSMKSRLVARYIDVVVQAAYTGGNVADLLFRTSEDMRSVISIQKEKETNLKQYIVIFYLAQGIIVMLTYILSTSLLPLIQGVGMEMLGGAGLSDIDFERGFFHMIILNALFGGLIIGQITEGEIKHGFKHSAVLITLSYIACVTLLLPAGAGGAYIIDIVSGDGQEVMGGIPLQEPIVFNVTDMDGNPVPDTFVKLSISPEGVITSSMTEDDGTVSVSPVPGSEAGTYIVTAEAGESKGTATIVVKGFDD, from the coding sequence ATGAACTTTGCCATGGATATTGAAAGATACCGTCTGATGATCCAGCGTCATGTGCAGATTCTGACAATACGCTATGATATCAAACGAGAGTATCTGACTCTGTGTGTGCCGATATTTGTTGCATTGATGATTCTGGCTATGGCCGTTCTCACAGGTCATACTTTTGTAACCGACGAAGCTGCAGGTGAGGTTGTAAGTGATGAAGAATCTGCAAGACAGGCTGCATATGAGCAGCTTGTAAAAGAAATGGAAGCTGCTGAGGCTGTGGAAAGAGGTGAGGTTTTACCCGCTGAGGAAGAAGAACCAGAACCACAACCTGAAGAAGAAAAATCCAAAGAGGATCTGGACCATATAATGGTTTTTGCAATACTGGTTGCTATTATTCCGTACTCCATTGATTCCTATTTCCAGAAGAAACTTCTGCAAAAGAGGGAAGTGGCCTTCAGCGAACTGCTGTACAAGCTCTCCGAACTTATGCGGGGTGGTATCGATCCCGTAAAGGGTTTCATCAATCTGTCAAAGACCAACCTTGGTGTTATCACAAGCAATGCACAGGATGCTGCATCTTCTATGGTTCTGGGTAAATCCTTCGAGGAATCCATGCACCGCATGTCGGATTCCATGAAAAGCCGCCTTGTTGCAAGGTATATTGATGTGGTTGTTCAGGCTGCATATACGGGTGGTAATGTTGCTGATCTGCTGTTTCGTACCTCGGAGGACATGAGGTCAGTTATATCTATCCAGAAAGAAAAGGAGACCAATCTTAAACAGTACATAGTCATCTTCTATCTCGCCCAGGGTATCATAGTGATGCTCACATACATTCTTTCCACATCACTGCTTCCCCTGATCCAGGGTGTGGGTATGGAAATGCTCGGTGGCGCGGGACTTTCGGATATTGATTTCGAACGCGGCTTTTTCCATATGATCATACTTAACGCCCTCTTTGGAGGACTGATTATAGGTCAGATCACCGAAGGGGAGATAAAACACGGGTTCAAACACTCGGCAGTGCTCATAACCCTGAGCTATATTGCCTGTGTAACTCTTCTGCTTCCTGCAGGTGCCGGGGGTGCATATATTATTGATATCGTATCCGGTGATGGTCAGGAAGTGATGGGTGGTATTCCATTGCAAGAGCCAATAGTTTTTAATGTGACTGATATGGATGGAAATCCGGTTCCAGATACTTTTGTCAAGCTGTCAATATCGCCGGAAGGTGTGATAACAAGTTCCATGACCGAAGATGACGGTACGGTATCAGTCTCGCCTGTACCCGGCTCTGAAGCCGGTACGTATATAGTGACTGCCGAGGCCGGAGAATCTAAAGGAACGGCAACCATTGTAGTTAAAGGATTTGATGACTGA
- the pstC gene encoding phosphate ABC transporter permease subunit PstC, with translation MNNKRLDDRYPQYFFFMCAFITVSVAVYFILFIFNTAMPTFQSQGIINFLTGTVWSYDDNIYGIRTFIAGTIVITIVSLIIAVPISVFTAIFLSEYASSNVASTIRPFIELLVGIPSVVYGIFGLFVLENFFQNNIDPLISALSFIPIFEDLTPNRGNGVLLASTVLAIMILPTITSLSENAMRSVPFDYREASFAIGATHWETIKKIVLPTASPGILTAIILGMMRAMGETMAIVMLLGNVGHVPGSILDTGYAMTSKILNDIGYYSAMDGPRSALFAIAAVLFAIEIFFVAAARRIGGSR, from the coding sequence ATGAACAATAAAAGATTGGATGACAGGTATCCTCAGTACTTTTTCTTCATGTGCGCATTTATTACAGTAAGTGTCGCAGTTTACTTTATTCTATTTATATTTAATACCGCAATGCCTACCTTTCAAAGTCAGGGTATCATTAATTTCTTAACAGGCACGGTCTGGAGCTATGACGATAACATTTATGGTATACGTACTTTTATCGCAGGTACTATTGTCATAACCATCGTTAGTCTGATAATTGCAGTTCCAATAAGCGTTTTTACTGCAATATTCCTTTCAGAATACGCATCTTCAAACGTAGCTTCGACAATCAGACCCTTTATTGAACTGCTAGTAGGTATTCCTTCAGTGGTATATGGTATATTCGGATTGTTTGTACTTGAGAATTTTTTCCAGAATAATATTGATCCACTGATCAGTGCATTGAGTTTTATTCCGATATTTGAAGATCTAACTCCCAACAGAGGCAATGGTGTACTTCTAGCGTCTACTGTGCTTGCTATAATGATACTCCCGACTATTACCTCTCTTTCCGAAAATGCGATGCGTTCAGTACCGTTTGATTACAGGGAAGCATCTTTTGCAATCGGGGCTACGCACTGGGAAACAATAAAAAAAATAGTTCTACCCACTGCATCTCCTGGAATACTTACAGCCATTATTCTTGGTATGATGAGAGCAATGGGCGAAACCATGGCAATAGTCATGCTGCTTGGAAATGTCGGACATGTTCCTGGCTCTATTCTTGATACAGGTTATGCCATGACATCAAAAATACTCAATGACATTGGATATTATTCTGCAATGGATGGACCCAGAAGTGCTCTTTTTGCAATAGCTGCCGTTCTTTTTGCTATTGAGATATTTTTTGTTGCAGCAGCTCGGAGGATAGGTGGTTCAAGATGA
- a CDS encoding type II/IV secretion system ATPase subunit, producing MGKLRLKSRLSGRKPRSEPDDIEDSSAYIEEIEEETIEESADDGVISTKEHTVKEEVISLPKESNPEDGFDHAIMDYMENDSTSVSEKSQIAEEELIEPTEEKEETPSKKKRFGLSLGRKRKKSSVAKQDTKKAEPPKEKEKADVKPAKKKKKFSLNFGRKKKSSGENTDQDESNSANGQGQESAKKSSSSLLNKIEQIITPKPESIEEMEFVVGELSVPAPGVPQKDVDITYEVTPGCQYVHIGFEGESLVYNCMEPPMSESEEEAFYIIKNAFDKMAHSEILLVEEEDRVEALRDRFELIVDIYRLKLSDTQKDKFFYYLHKKYMGFDRMDLLMKDPYIEDITCNGPYTPLYVNHRVYGSVATDVVYEEIELNNFVMRMAQAAGRHISVLEPIRDATLVDGSRANLTLGKEVTKRGSTFTIRRFKSNPVSCIDLMNYKTYDSTVLAYFWLMVEYKRSVLAAGGTASGKTTTLNALGAFIPPEYKIVSIEDTAEMNLMHPNWTQSITRAGFGGNEGGKSAGDIELYDLLKAALRQRPEYIVVGEVRGAEAGTLFQAISVGHPCMGTIHAGSIHELLSRVESEPMNVPRNLFASVDMVIFNAMIKVGEHFLRRALRIVEIVELDSERGDLITNPVFKWNPVTDEYEYSGSSALFDAIYEEFGIDQSELVQEMNIRAKYLESLASEGITEYEAVAKAIRKYSRHKDELMEMMH from the coding sequence TTGGGTAAACTGCGCTTAAAATCCAGATTGAGTGGAAGAAAACCACGCTCGGAACCAGATGATATTGAAGATAGCTCAGCTTATATTGAAGAGATTGAAGAGGAAACTATTGAAGAAAGTGCAGATGACGGGGTAATTTCCACAAAAGAACATACGGTTAAAGAGGAAGTTATCTCTCTTCCGAAAGAATCCAATCCCGAAGATGGTTTTGACCATGCTATTATGGATTATATGGAAAATGATAGTACTTCTGTATCCGAAAAATCACAAATAGCTGAAGAGGAGCTCATAGAACCTACGGAAGAAAAGGAAGAAACACCTTCCAAAAAGAAAAGATTTGGTCTGAGCCTGGGTAGAAAGCGCAAAAAATCTTCTGTAGCTAAACAGGATACTAAAAAGGCAGAACCTCCAAAGGAAAAGGAAAAAGCAGACGTCAAGCCTGCAAAGAAGAAAAAAAAGTTCAGTCTCAACTTTGGAAGAAAAAAGAAATCTTCCGGTGAAAACACAGATCAAGATGAATCAAACTCCGCAAACGGGCAGGGACAGGAATCCGCAAAGAAGTCCTCTTCTTCCCTTCTTAATAAGATTGAACAGATAATAACCCCCAAACCCGAATCAATCGAAGAGATGGAATTCGTTGTCGGTGAATTATCCGTTCCTGCTCCCGGAGTTCCTCAAAAGGACGTTGATATCACCTATGAAGTGACACCTGGGTGTCAGTATGTGCATATCGGTTTTGAAGGTGAGTCACTGGTCTATAACTGTATGGAGCCACCCATGAGTGAAAGTGAGGAGGAGGCGTTTTACATCATAAAGAATGCCTTTGACAAGATGGCACACTCTGAGATCCTGCTCGTGGAAGAAGAGGATCGTGTGGAAGCACTCAGGGACAGGTTCGAGCTTATCGTGGACATCTACCGTCTGAAGCTCAGTGATACCCAGAAGGACAAATTCTTCTATTATTTGCATAAGAAGTACATGGGCTTTGACAGGATGGACCTGCTCATGAAAGATCCCTATATCGAGGATATCACCTGTAATGGTCCCTACACTCCGCTTTATGTCAATCACAGGGTCTACGGCTCGGTGGCCACGGATGTGGTCTACGAGGAGATAGAGCTCAACAACTTTGTCATGAGAATGGCACAGGCAGCAGGCAGGCATATCTCCGTGCTTGAGCCCATCAGGGACGCAACCCTTGTGGACGGAAGCCGTGCCAATCTGACACTCGGGAAAGAAGTAACGAAAAGAGGCTCGACCTTTACCATCAGGCGTTTCAAATCAAATCCGGTTTCCTGTATCGATCTGATGAACTACAAAACATACGATTCAACAGTACTCGCCTATTTCTGGCTCATGGTGGAATACAAACGGTCCGTACTGGCAGCAGGTGGAACAGCATCCGGTAAGACCACAACCCTCAACGCCCTCGGAGCCTTCATCCCGCCGGAGTACAAGATCGTGTCAATCGAGGATACCGCTGAGATGAACCTCATGCATCCCAACTGGACCCAGTCCATCACAAGGGCCGGATTTGGTGGAAATGAAGGCGGGAAGTCTGCCGGAGATATCGAACTCTACGACCTCCTGAAAGCCGCACTGAGGCAGAGGCCTGAATACATCGTTGTCGGTGAGGTTCGTGGTGCTGAAGCTGGTACCCTTTTCCAGGCCATCTCAGTCGGTCACCCCTGTATGGGTACAATACACGCAGGTTCCATACATGAGTTGCTTTCGAGAGTGGAATCCGAACCCATGAACGTGCCAAGGAACCTCTTTGCCAGTGTGGATATGGTAATTTTCAATGCCATGATAAAGGTCGGTGAACATTTCCTCAGGCGTGCACTGAGGATCGTGGAGATAGTGGAACTGGATTCTGAACGTGGTGATCTTATCACAAACCCGGTATTCAAATGGAACCCTGTTACGGACGAATATGAGTATAGCGGCAGCAGTGCTCTTTTCGATGCTATATATGAGGAATTCGGTATCGACCAGTCGGAACTTGTACAGGAGATGAATATCAGGGCAAAATATCTTGAAAGCCTTGCAAGTGAAGGTATTACCGAATACGAGGCAGTTGCCAAAGCCATCAGGAAATATTCGAGACACAAGGATGAACTGATGGAGATGATGCATTAA
- a CDS encoding phosphate signaling complex PhoU family protein, which translates to MDTRKVQVTGKSTYIVTIPKKWAVKSRLKSGSPLSILYAEDGSLIIKPPGFKESKKTKKIKTDKKLEHLKRDIIGLYIVGDHHMVEIQGENLSRDFREEIKALCTRLVGFELVESSETALVIQNYLDSDEFTIEKGIKRMSSIIYLMLDELEQAFGENDRLMCKEIIKRDDDIDRMFTLVSRQYVNRLNLKKASSKDALSLIEAFYYRMAGREIERIGDHITKIALHYEYTEIHPDVLLLLAELCGELQTLFMDSFESLRQADNELGNRVLESGEEFDSKLVIAGNMPVYDSIDIIIDSFSRIKDYASNIAEHAIDLSQL; encoded by the coding sequence ATGGATACGAGAAAAGTACAGGTAACCGGTAAGTCCACATATATTGTAACGATCCCGAAGAAATGGGCTGTTAAATCAAGACTGAAATCCGGCTCTCCACTCTCTATCCTGTATGCCGAGGACGGCTCTCTTATCATCAAACCCCCGGGTTTTAAAGAATCTAAAAAGACAAAGAAGATCAAAACCGATAAGAAACTTGAGCACCTTAAAAGAGATATAATAGGTCTCTACATCGTGGGCGATCACCATATGGTAGAGATACAGGGAGAGAACCTGTCCCGGGACTTCAGGGAAGAGATCAAAGCTCTTTGCACACGTCTTGTGGGCTTCGAGCTGGTGGAGAGTAGTGAAACCGCCCTTGTGATACAGAATTACCTTGATTCTGACGAGTTCACCATCGAAAAAGGAATAAAGCGTATGTCGTCGATCATCTACCTGATGCTTGACGAGCTCGAACAGGCTTTTGGTGAGAATGACCGGTTAATGTGCAAAGAGATCATCAAGCGTGATGATGATATTGACCGGATGTTCACTCTTGTGTCTAGGCAGTATGTTAACAGACTTAACCTCAAAAAGGCTTCAAGCAAGGATGCTCTGAGCCTGATAGAGGCCTTTTATTACAGGATGGCAGGAAGAGAAATCGAAAGGATCGGAGATCACATTACTAAAATTGCTTTGCATTATGAATACACTGAAATACATCCGGATGTTTTACTACTGCTTGCAGAACTCTGCGGGGAATTGCAAACCCTGTTCATGGATTCCTTTGAATCCCTCAGGCAGGCCGACAATGAACTTGGCAACAGGGTGCTTGAGAGCGGAGAGGAATTTGACAGCAAGCTTGTGATTGCCGGGAATATGCCGGTCTACGACTCCATCGATATCATAATTGACAGTTTCAGCAGGATAAAGGACTATGCATCGAATATTGCAGAACATGCTATCGATCTATCACAACTATAG
- a CDS encoding type II secretion system F family protein has translation MVRTEDTDIHQAFNDGATNKYVEKYKMFCYVFGKHIDKKPQNDIAKSLYQADMIMTPGMFMSLALVTAALATAIVFIFSLIFFMNSSSPLVYISTLTFLTFGLTVSGFPFVLYNKISNKNMNIEHELPFTLGYMTILASSGSSPMDVIRKVAIEDYGDVSTEFGKVMYRVDVLGEDGVSAMNHLIRNTSSESLRAICIDLANAMQSGGGLRTYLDMKSRELMDMRRKMQQEFVDSLGVYGEGYLSGVVMSVVLVVLMIVVTSALGIDLGPFTAKQMFQFFVYFMLPFINIVFLILLWMKYSRSIL, from the coding sequence ATGGTCAGAACAGAAGATACTGATATTCATCAGGCTTTCAATGACGGTGCTACTAACAAGTACGTTGAGAAGTACAAGATGTTCTGCTATGTCTTCGGCAAACATATAGACAAAAAGCCGCAGAACGATATTGCGAAATCACTCTACCAGGCGGATATGATCATGACCCCTGGCATGTTCATGTCCCTGGCACTTGTAACAGCAGCACTGGCAACTGCAATAGTATTCATATTCTCTCTGATATTTTTCATGAATTCATCATCACCTCTGGTTTATATAAGCACCCTGACCTTTCTGACATTCGGACTGACAGTCAGTGGTTTTCCTTTCGTGCTCTATAACAAGATATCCAACAAGAATATGAACATCGAGCACGAGCTTCCGTTTACGCTTGGATACATGACCATCCTTGCAAGCTCGGGTTCCTCTCCCATGGATGTCATCAGAAAGGTGGCCATAGAGGATTACGGTGATGTTTCCACCGAATTTGGCAAGGTGATGTACCGTGTGGACGTTCTGGGTGAAGACGGTGTCAGCGCCATGAATCATCTCATCCGCAACACCTCTTCCGAATCCCTCAGGGCAATCTGTATCGATCTTGCCAATGCCATGCAATCCGGAGGTGGCCTGCGTACATACCTGGATATGAAATCCAGGGAACTCATGGACATGAGAAGGAAGATGCAGCAGGAATTCGTTGATTCCCTGGGTGTGTACGGTGAAGGTTATCTCAGCGGGGTCGTAATGAGCGTCGTACTTGTGGTGCTGATGATCGTGGTTACAAGTGCTCTTGGAATCGACCTTGGACCATTTACCGCGAAACAGATGTTCCAGTTCTTTGTCTACTTCATGCTGCCTTTCATAAACATCGTATTTCTAATTCTGCTTTGGATGAAATATTCAAGGAGCATTCTATGA